TACATTCTGTTTATGGTGATTATAATAAAATTAAAAGAAATAAATAAAGGTTTAAACCTTTTTTCAGCTGATTATATTTCCGTCCTGCATTCTGATTACTTCATCTGCATATTTTGCAGATAGCGGGTTGTGTGTAACTCCTACTATTGTTAACCCGTCATTTTGATTTAATTCCTGAAGTAATTCCATTATTATCCTTGCATTTTCTGTATCGAGTTCTCCTGTTGGTTCATCGGCCAGTAAAAGTGATGGATCATTTGCAAGGGCGCGCGCAATGGAAACCCTCTGNNNNNNNNNNNNNNNNNNNNNNNNNNNNNNNNNNNNNNNNNNNNNNNNNNNNNNNNNNNNNNNNNNNNNNNNNNNNNNNNNNNNNNNNNNNNNNNNNNNNNNNNNNNNNNNNNNNNNNNNNNNNNNNNNNNNNNNNNNNNNNNNNNNNNNNNNNNNNNNNTAGGGGTGTAAGCTTCGAGGTTTTCGGACCGAGTTGTTCAGCCCGCTATTTCCAACGTCCATTTGGTGTGATTTCATTAGCATTTGTTAGTCTAATTGGTTATATTTTTTTGTTTGTTCTGGTTAGGTGTTTACAGTTTGGGTGAAGTGTATGCATGGAAAAGTTTAAATAGTCCGTTTTTTATATTATTATTATGGTTCGGCGACCATAGCGGAGGGGTTACACCTGGTCTCGTTTCGATCCCAGAAGTAAAGTCCTCCTGCGTTTTGAGTGGTACTATAATGTCTTTTATGGGAAGCTTAAAACGTTGCCGGCCACTCTCATACTTACATTTTGGTTTATTTTTTTAATTTGATTTTAACACAGTTTTAATACTATTTTTAGTTTGAGTTAATAATTTTACGAGAGTAACTGTAAAAGTTCACTCGCGACAATATGATGAATATTAAAACAAGAAACTATACTATTTTTTTAGATTCTGATTTTTAACAAAAATTTTACAGATACAAATTATCAAATTTTATTATCATGAAATATATAAAATAATATTATTTGTTTTGTGGTTAGTAATATATTGCCATCGAAAATTTGTTTTCAGGGCATGCGAAATTTATAATTTGTTTTTAGAGTAATGTAACTCGATTTTGTCGAATCTTTGAAATTAAAATGTCATGGTTACTTTTTTTACTTTGTTTAAACACTGATTCAAAAGTGATTTATGGGCCTTAAAATTAAAGTAGATTTATATGAATAAACAAATCATCGACCGTGCCAGAGGGTCTCTCATAGGCCTTGCTGTAGGTGACGCACTTGGCGTGCCGCTGGAATTCAAATCTCCCGGAACATTTGAACCAGTCGAAGATATGATCGGTGGCGGTTCATTCAACTTAAAGCCTGGAGAATGGACAGACGACACCAGCATGGCTTTATGCCTGGCGGAAAGCTTGATCGAAAAGCAGGAACTTGACATGGTGGATCAACTTGAAAGGTACACGAGATGGTACCGTGAAGGGCATTTAAGCGTCAACGGCAGGTGTTTTGATATTGGAAACACCACAAGAGAAGCTTTGCATAAATTTGAAGAGATATATGAACCTTACTGTGGTCCAACCTACGAAAGATCTGCTGGAAACGGCTCTATAATGCGCTTAGCCCCAGTTCCGATTTTCTATTTTTCAAGTCCAGAATATGCAGTTATTAATGCAGGGGAAAGTTCAAGGACAACACATGGTCATATCTTAACTGTAGATGCCTGCAGATATATGGCAGGGATAATTATTGGTGCAATGATAGGTCACAAAAAGGAGCAAATACTCTCTTGCAGGTACTGCCCAGTTTCTGGCTTCTGGGATGCACATGAATTGGCTCCAGAAATTGATGAAATTGCATGCGGATCGTTCAAGCATAAAAATCCCCCTGAAATCTTGGGAATCGGCTATGTGGTAAAATCCTTAGAAGCAGCATTATGGGCTTTCTATAACAGCAGTAACTTTGAAGAAGGCGCTTTAACGGCTGTTAATTTAGGGGACGATGCTGATACAACAGGTGCAGTCTACGGCCAGATTGCAGGTGCTTATTATGGAGAAAGTGGGATTCCTGAAAGCTGGAAAAATAAGTTGGCCTGCTGTGATTTGATCCGGTCATTTGCAGATAGATTAATTGGGAATATAAACGCTAATTATAATAAGATTTAAATTATAAATAATAATCGGTTGTATTTTATTTTGAAAATGGTTTAGGGGGGTCAAATATGGGTTTGGAAGGGATTGTTGAAATGGCCGTTAATGACCTGGCTGATGAATTCCGGGAAAATTCAGATGAATTTTTTAATGAATATGATTTTCGCCACAGATTCTTTTGTAAGCTGTATCCTGAGTTTAAAAATTTGATTCACTCTGAATATCCAACTAGGAAGAGATTTATTAGGAAAAATGCTTCTGGTGAGAAATATATCTCAGGTACGCATTGCTTTGAACCTGAAATTAAAAAAGGCATCAAGGAAAAATATGCTTTAGCTGTCTTTAAAGAAGAGTTTTACAATAAGTATAAAAATGAATTAAGCCGCTTGGATGACCTATTAAATTTTGATATTAGAGATATTTACATAGATTTTGCTTTTGAATTTAAGTATATAACAAGTGGAGATATTAGTGTCATTCGTGAGATTGAATTTGATATATTCAAGCTTAAAGAAGCCGCTGAAGCAGGGAATAAATATTTGATAATCTTTATAAAGAAATTATTTGGGGATGAAGGCTTTAAACAGATTATTGAGCCTCTTAATGAATTTAAAAAGAATGAAAAGGTCGTGAATATACTTATATTTTCAAAATAGTGTATTGATCTGGTTGATTTTGTAAATCTTTATATACAAAAAATTGAGAATGTATCTCTATGAAGTTCTGTCCAGAATGTGATATGGTAATGTTACCTCAGGATGATTACATGGTTTGCAGGGCATGTGGTTACAGGGTCCCTTTAAACCCTGAATCTTCCTCTTCTTATGATGTGGACCAGAAATTTAGTAAATCTGGTTAAATTTCTATTTTAAAAATTTTTTAGTCTTTTGTTTTACCTAAAACAGCGGGCATTTTAATCTCTTTTTGTTTTACTAATATTAAGGCCCGTTTAAAAAAGGAACTTTTTGATTTGCTTACAAGATCTCAAGGGGATCGAGAAGATGCAGACTATGGTTTATTTTTGGAATTAGAAAAGGAAGAGGCATTAATTATAATTAAAGGTGCAAAACAGTTAAAAGCACCTTTACTTACTAATATTGGCAACATGATCTTTCTGGAAGCGGCAGCGGGTCTAATTATATTAACGTGTTTGGAAACCCTTACTATTCATTTTCAGAAAAAAACAGCTACTTCATAGTCCTGGATGATGCAAACTCAGATGTTAACAACACTCAGATGAACTGGCTGAAAAACGAGCTTAGATGGAGCCAGAATTGCAAATACCGATTTATATTTATGCATATTCCTCTGTATGACCCTCGGTATAATTCTACGGGTAAAGGTCTCAGTTTAGGCAACTCGACCACTGAAAAAACCATCAATAATCTTTTTGACGAGTACAACGTCACCATACTTTTCACATCACATATCCACGGCTATTTCCATGGAGTGTGGGGCAAAACGGCATTTATAACAACGGGAGGTGCAGGATCTCCTCTAAGTAAGCCTCCTAATGGTGTTAATAGTACTGAAAACTATTTTTACCACTATATTTTAGTTAATGTGACAGATCATGGAGTTGATTATGAATTGGTAATGTATAATTAAACTTTTACCTAAATTTGGTGGAAGTCCAGTAATAATCAGAGAGGGACAGGGGTAACGTGGCTGTTATTTCCCTCTCTGTTGTGTTGTACAACTCAAATTAAAGTATATATATCTTCAATAAACTATTTTTGAATTTTGAAGCGTATGTACTGGATTATATTCATAAATATTTTCATACATCCAGAATTATATGTAAAAAGACATCAAGTGAACTTTTATGATTAATTCAACTTTAAAAAAAGACTCATAAGCGACAAGTCCTAAATTTAGTTTGTTATATTTTAGTATTAACCTTATTTGAATGTATTTAGTATTAAATAGTTCTATACGTGTTGGAAATATTTATGTATTTTGTATTAATATAACATTTTTATCATCTAATTTTATTTATAAAATCTTTTTAAAATAAATAGAAATGGTTTGTAAGCACATAAAACTAATTGGAGCGGGAGGATATTTGATGCCAGAAATCAGCGGTATTAAACTTAACTACATTGAAAAGGGTGAAGGATTCCCTTTAATTTTAATTCATGGCTTATCTGATGATTTGAGGTTGTGGGCCCCTTTAATTCCCCAACTATCAAGAAATTACAGGACAGTATCTTTAGATCTTAGGGGACATGGTAGTTCAGGCAAACCAAAGGGCCATTATTCCATTGAACAGTTCAGCAGGGATATATATTTTCTTCTTAATGAGTTAAGCATAAAAAAGGCCCATTTCATAGGCTTTTCTTTGGGAGGGGCTGTAGTCCAGGATTTGGCAGTTAATTACCCCGAAATGGTTTCATCAATAGTGTTGATGTCCAGTTTCAGCTTTGTTGATCTTAAATTGAATGAAACTTTCCTGAAGCTCAGGGAGTCTCTGGTTGAAGGGGGATTTGCGGCATTTTTTGACGAGATACTGCCTTTAGTTTTAACTCCTGAATTAATTAATGAGAATAGGGCAGAACTTGAACAGGTTAGGGAAGAAAAAATTAAAACAGAGTCTGTAGAATCGTTGATCAACACCATTGATGCGTGCATGGAATTTGATGTTAAAGACAAAATATCGGTGATCTCAAAACCAGCTTTAATAATTTCTGGAAAAGAAGATGTTTTAATTCCAGATGAACTAGCAAGGCAGGTCCATAGAATTATAGATGGATCAAAACTCATAATACTTGAAAATACGGGGCATAATGTTCTTATACCTGAAAATTTACAGTTTCTGCTGGAATTAATTTTAAAATTCCTTAAAGATGTTTAGGAAAAAAATAGATCTGTTTTGGCTCAAAGCCCATTTCTTTAAATTTTGAATATAAAAATTCGATCTTATTAATTTTTATTTTAATTATGTTCATGTTAACCGGCAGATTTTTTATAAAATCCTCGTTTAAACCTTTCATTTTAATTACATCATAATATTCATCTGTATCATCTGGAATGATATGTGCAGAACCGGTTATCTGCATGCCTGCAAGGCTGTTCATGCAGGTATAGTCGTCATAAACTGCTACGGAGACATTTTTGTTAAGTGGGATATTGGAAAATTTTTCTCCCCCTTCACTTAAAAAGTACATAAATCCGTTGCTGTAGAGGTATTCTATTGGTGTTGACCTTACTCTGTTTTTGTAGGAAGTGGAAAGTGTACAGGTATTATGGGTTGTTAAGAACTTTTCTACTTTCTTTTTGATTTTAGGTGATGGCGCTTTAGGCATCAGGTCATCTTTAATTAATTTAAGTTCAAGGGCATATTTTAGAACTTCCTCCAGGTTAAAACTGTTAATATTTTCTATTTTAAACCCTATTTTTTCGCTGAACAATCGGAGTGCTTTTTTATCTTCTTCATTCAATGTACCCTGTTTTAATACGCCCCCTAAGACATTTTTATCAACAACGTTACCTATTGTTTTTGCAAGGTCATTTAGATTTTCATTCCCGTCTGATGGATTCAGGCATGTGCAAAACAGGGCTACTGGTTTCTCTTTAAGCCAGTCCAGGTTATTTTCAACAAACTGGTATATGTGGGGTTCCAGTTTTCCGCTGTATACTGGAGAACCTATAACTACAAAGTCAAAATCTTTGTATAAATCTTCAAATTCTCCTGTCCTGCAGTATTTAGCAGGTCCCAGTACCATTTGCAGGTATCTGGCTATTTTTTCTGTAGTCCCGTATTTGCTTTCATAAATTAAAAGAGTTTTTTGCATTTATACCACTTACCCAATGATCTTATCATATGCAGTATTTTTTTGGATTTTGCCGGGTTAGTGAAAAATATTCAGTTAAACGTATTCTGTTTAGTATTATGTGAGGTAATTTAATAAACTCTTTTGTAAAATTCATATTGGAATATATCTCAGCTGTAATCTAAAAACAGGGTAATAGCACAAAATTGTTTTATATATCCTTAAATTTCTTGAGATAATTTGTTTTTATGGCAATGTAACTGGGCCTGTGCTTTATATAATTAATTGAAATGCCCTTATTTTTTAAAAAATGTAAACGGGGGTTAATTCCCTATCTGGATACTTGTTATAATCAATGTATTTAATTATATTTAACTGCAAAATTATAGAGTAGTAAGGATATTTATGTAAGGAAATGCTTTAAAAAAGCAAGAGATGATTTTAATGACTGTTCAGCTCCATGATTCCCTAAAAGAAGCAGAGAAAAAGAAGGCTATGCCAGAAGTTATTGCTTATCATAGAATTGATGGTCCGGGATCCAGTTTAGATTTAAGCGAATTTCAACAGGCATTCTGGAAACTACCGAGTATACCTGAACAGGATGACCCCGCAGTGAAATGGACATGCAGCCTTCCAAGAACTGTGGGTATAACTATAGATACTGGAACAAGGGTTGAGGCCCATCCATTTGATCCTGGTCGTATAGGCATTAAGTCTGTTGAATATAAAACAGAAGTTTCAGCATCACATGGGGAGGTTATTCCAGTAAAAGAGAACTGGCTGCTTAAAATACTGGAAATATTCGATCTTTCAGGCGTTATGTTTGTTTTGAAAAATTTAAAAGAAGGCCTGCATTCTTCAGGGCTTGGGGGATCATCTGCTGCAGCTACAGGTGTTTGCATACTTGCAAATGAGCTGGCAGGACGGCCTTTTAGTAAGATCCAGCTGATTGCTATGGCTTCCCGTATTGAACAGGATTTTGGAGTAAGTCTTACTGGAACTCAGGAGCAGTCAAATGTTCTTTTTGGGGGAGTCACTGATTATGTCTGGTTTCCATGGGGCATACCTGGACGCCCTGGCACCGGATACGGCTCTTCAATGCGGTTTGAATTGATAACTCCTCATGACTATTCTAAGTTAGAAGAAAGGATGGCTATTTTCCATTCGGGACACCCTCGACTGAGTACTGAAGTTAACATTGTATGGAGAAATGCCCTGCGGGCTGAAGATGGGTATAAACATCACTTTAAAAAAATGGAAGTGGCCTACAGGTTTCGTGAAGGCTTGAGACTGCAAAAATGGGGCCATGTGTTAGATTCCATGGTAAAATACCGTGAAATACGAACAAAGCTCTGCAGAGATTATATGGCAGGTTCCATGGATTTGCTGGAGCGTGCTGAATCACATAACTGTACTGCTTTTCCGTTAGGTGCAGGAGGTGGAGGGGGAGTACTTTTATTTTCCCCAGATCCTAAGTCTTTAGAAAGCCTGCGCGGAGATCTTCAAGGTATATACCGTGAAATCCCATTTAAAATCAGATCTAAAGGATATGAAATTAATAATAGCTTGTAGAGACGAATAATTTTAATGTATTGGAAGTTTAATAAGATAATTAAAAGATAGAATAGGTCAATAGTGATGGAAATGAAAAAATTTTCTTTTATAGCAAGAATGCCTAACGAACCAGGTGCTTTACATAAAGCCGCAGAGATAGCAAAGGACTATAACGGCAACATCCACAGGATTCACTACAATAGAAAAATTGATCCAAACACAGTATTTTTTGAAATTACTGCGGATGAGTCATCATATAGGAAAATAATGGATAAACTTGACGAAATTGGCTATCTGCAAACTACACTTAAACCTGCAAATTATTTAAAGTTTAATATCTCACTTCCAC
This genomic window from Methanobacterium veterum contains:
- a CDS encoding GHMP family kinase ATP-binding protein — translated: MTVQLHDSLKEAEKKKAMPEVIAYHRIDGPGSSLDLSEFQQAFWKLPSIPEQDDPAVKWTCSLPRTVGITIDTGTRVEAHPFDPGRIGIKSVEYKTEVSASHGEVIPVKENWLLKILEIFDLSGVMFVLKNLKEGLHSSGLGGSSAAATGVCILANELAGRPFSKIQLIAMASRIEQDFGVSLTGTQEQSNVLFGGVTDYVWFPWGIPGRPGTGYGSSMRFELITPHDYSKLEERMAIFHSGHPRLSTEVNIVWRNALRAEDGYKHHFKKMEVAYRFREGLRLQKWGHVLDSMVKYREIRTKLCRDYMAGSMDLLERAESHNCTAFPLGAGGGGGVLLFSPDPKSLESLRGDLQGIYREIPFKIRSKGYEINNSL
- a CDS encoding flavodoxin domain-containing protein codes for the protein MQKTLLIYESKYGTTEKIARYLQMVLGPAKYCRTGEFEDLYKDFDFVVIGSPVYSGKLEPHIYQFVENNLDWLKEKPVALFCTCLNPSDGNENLNDLAKTIGNVVDKNVLGGVLKQGTLNEEDKKALRLFSEKIGFKIENINSFNLEEVLKYALELKLIKDDLMPKAPSPKIKKKVEKFLTTHNTCTLSTSYKNRVRSTPIEYLYSNGFMYFLSEGGEKFSNIPLNKNVSVAVYDDYTCMNSLAGMQITGSAHIIPDDTDEYYDVIKMKGLNEDFIKNLPVNMNIIKIKINKIEFLYSKFKEMGFEPKQIYFFPKHL
- a CDS encoding alpha/beta fold hydrolase, translated to MPEISGIKLNYIEKGEGFPLILIHGLSDDLRLWAPLIPQLSRNYRTVSLDLRGHGSSGKPKGHYSIEQFSRDIYFLLNELSIKKAHFIGFSLGGAVVQDLAVNYPEMVSSIVLMSSFSFVDLKLNETFLKLRESLVEGGFAAFFDEILPLVLTPELINENRAELEQVREEKIKTESVESLINTIDACMEFDVKDKISVISKPALIISGKEDVLIPDELARQVHRIIDGSKLIILENTGHNVLIPENLQFLLELILKFLKDV
- a CDS encoding metallophosphoesterase family protein codes for the protein MFGNPYYSFSEKNSYFIVLDDANSDVNNTQMNWLKNELRWSQNCKYRFIFMHIPLYDPRYNSTGKGLSLGNSTTEKTINNLFDEYNVTILFTSHIHGYFHGVWGKTAFITTGGAGSPLSKPPNGVNSTENYFYHYILVNVTDHGVDYELVMYN
- a CDS encoding ADP-ribosylglycohydrolase family protein, with protein sequence MNKQIIDRARGSLIGLAVGDALGVPLEFKSPGTFEPVEDMIGGGSFNLKPGEWTDDTSMALCLAESLIEKQELDMVDQLERYTRWYREGHLSVNGRCFDIGNTTREALHKFEEIYEPYCGPTYERSAGNGSIMRLAPVPIFYFSSPEYAVINAGESSRTTHGHILTVDACRYMAGIIIGAMIGHKKEQILSCRYCPVSGFWDAHELAPEIDEIACGSFKHKNPPEILGIGYVVKSLEAALWAFYNSSNFEEGALTAVNLGDDADTTGAVYGQIAGAYYGESGIPESWKNKLACCDLIRSFADRLIGNINANYNKI